Proteins encoded by one window of Cloeon dipterum chromosome 2, ieCloDipt1.1, whole genome shotgun sequence:
- the LOC135938131 gene encoding tRNA-queuosine alpha-mannosyltransferase: protein MESPQNLVIEIFYGGSHKQLLDVLFEGLNIASKCELITLPDKKWHWKARTGALTVLDKIPLEHNFKVLFTSSVLNLAELLALRPDLKNLKKIVYFHENQLIYPVKTQKERDFQYGYNQILTCLVADIIIFNSEFNMSSFLSSLSTFMKIQPGPGRPKGLREKIEPKCSVLYFPIKVDSLRRPTSQSKSQETPLHILWPHRWEHDKDPEMFARVLLSLHRFGLDFRVSMLGRVCSDFPESIALAKEELNDKFCHWGYLESRDEYIGVLNDADVVVSTAKHEFFGVAMMEAVICGCYPLCPKAIVYPEIYPEECLYKDESELLERLKMFCTKPILARKQRSSLEFHPDKFKDSNLLPEYKKLFCT, encoded by the exons ATGGAGTCTCCTCAAAATCTagtgattgaaattttttatggagGTTCTCATAAGCAATTACTCGACGTTTTATTTGAAG GGCTAAATATTGCATCTAAATGTGAACTGATCACACTACCTGATAAAAAATGGCACTGGAAAGCTCGCACTGGTGCACTAACGGTGCTAGACAAGATTCCATTGGAACACAATTTCAA ggttctATTCACGAGCAGCGTTTTGAATTTGGCCGAGCTGTTGGCTTTGAGGCCTGATTTGAAAAACCTGAAGAAAATAGTCTATTTTCACGAAAACCAATTGATTTATCCAGTCAAGACTCAGAAGGAACGAGATTTTCAGTACGGCTACAACCAAATTTTGACGTG TTTGGTTGCggatattataatttttaactcggaATTCAACATGAGCTCTTTCCTTTCATCTTTATCGACATTCATGAAAATTCAACCAGGCCCTGGTCGGCCAAAGGGTCTCAGGGAAAAAATCGAACCGAAATGCAGTGTATTGTACTTCCCAATCAAAGTTGATTCTTTGAGAAGACCAACAAGTCAATCAAAGTCGCAAGAAACCCCTCTGCATATTCTCTGGCCGCATAGatg GGAGCATGACAAAGACCCTGAGATGTTTGCTAGGGTGCTGTTGTCGCTCCACAGATTTGGACTCGACTTCAGAGTTTCCATGCTTGGCAGAGTTTGCTCTGATTTTCCTGAAAGCATCGCACTTGCCAAAGAAGAGCTGAATGACAAATTCTGTCACTGGGGATATCTTGAGTCTAGAGATGAATATATTGGTGTGCTAAATGACGCTGACGTAGTTGTTTCGACCGCTAAACATGAGTTCTTTGGCGTTGCAAT gatgGAGGCAGTTATATGCGGTTGTTACCCTTTGTGTCCGAAAGCGATTGTTTATCCGGAGATCTACCCTGAGGAATGCTTGTATAAAGATGAGTCTGAATTATTGgagagattaaaaatgttttgtactaaaccgattttggctCGAAAGCAACGATCTAGTCTGGAATTCCATCCTGACAAATTCAAGGACAGTAATTTGCTACCTGAGTATAAAAAGCTTTTCTGTAcgtaa
- the LOC135938129 gene encoding pre-mRNA 3'-end-processing factor FIP1-like, translated as MADDASNEDSWLYGDSNPEPPEKEENSDENGTPTKDEVKFESPEDEVQDETTDEAVKAATEQEINGADGRATPTEDEVTDVAAQGSDAATLEEGEAEEKDAVAKEDKDEGEDDDDDDDSDDDVQVTIGDIKTSTTYASSMNMKRGPSDKAKQQQQGKFSIDEFEAVGTINGVPAHEFNLDSLEDKPWRMPGADITDYFNYGFNEDTWRAYCEKQKRLRINESGVGLTGIGANPSVTSGNVVKTLTGSIPVSIVNENSKYASNLALKRAGPPPGRKGGGSIDVIGGEREGQITVMGSEGRPDFSGSYPNLNVPPPGFGAPNFGTANYSGANEYYPTEADPYYNNYEPTQEHQWNNQPRWENRGSATNVVVPLGVQDETSRQSKDSVGDKDDEKSEKKSRHKHRSRSRSGERSNRSGKKRKSRSRSPSHRHRSKKKSRRSDRDDD; from the exons ATGGCGGACGATGCGAGCAACGAGGATTCCTGGCTTTATGGGGATTCTAACCCTGAGCCCCctgaaaaagaggaaaattcggATGAAAATGGAACCCCAACTAAAGATGAAGTAAAGTTTGAGAGTCCTGAGGACGAAGTACAAGATGAAACG ACTGATGAAGCAGTCAAAGCCGCAACAGAGCAAGAAATCAACGGGGCAGATGGAAGAGCAACCCCTACCGAGGATGAGGTCACGGATGTGGCTGCGCAAGGTAGTGATGCGGCAACACTTGAAGAGGGTGAAGCTGAAGAAAAGGACGCTGTTGCCAAAGAAGACAAGGATGAAGGAGAAgatgacgatgatgatgatgacagCGATGACGACGTTCAAGTCACCATTGGAGATATCAAAACATCAACCACCTATGCTTCTTCTATGAATATGAAAAGGGGTCCAAGTGACAAAGCAAAG CAACAACAGCAAGGCAAATTCTCCATTGACGAATTTGAGGCAGTTGGAACCATCAATGGTGTGCCTGCTCATGAGTTCAATTTGGATTCTCTGGAGGATAAGCCATGGCGAATGCCTGGTGCAGACATAACAG ACTACTTCAACTATGGATTCAATGAGGATACATGGAGAGCCTACTGTGAGAAGCAAAAGAGGCTTAGAATAAATGAATCTGGGGTTGGTCTCACTGGAATCGGTGCCAATCCATCAGTAACCTCCGGAAATGTTGTCAAG ACCTTGACTGGAAGCATTCCTGTTTCAATTGtgaatgaaaattccaaatatgCTAGTAACCTAGCTTTGAAAAGAGCTGGTCCTCCACCTGGAAGGAAAGGAGGTGGATCGATTGATGTAATCggaggagagagagaagggCAGATCACT GTCATGGGAAGTGAAGGAAGGCCAGACTTCTCAGGTTCTTACCCCAATTTGAATGTTCCCCCGCCTGGGTTTGGTGCtccaaa CTTTGGAACAGCAAATTACAGCGGAGCAAACGAATACTACCCTACTGAGGCTGATCCTTACTACAACAATTATGAACCCACTCAGGAGCACCAATGGAACAATCAG CCTCGCTGGGAGAACAGAGGCTCTGCGACCAATGTGGTTGTGCCACTTGGAGTGCAAGATGAAACCAGCAGGCAGAGCAAGGACTCTGTGGGTGACAAGGATGATGAAAAATCGGAGAAAAAATCCAG ACACAAGCACAGATCTAGATCTAGATCAGGCGAGCGCAGCAACAGGAGCGGCAAGAAACGAAAGAGTAGATCTCGTAGCCCCTCTCACAGACACAGGAGCAAGAAGAAGAGTAGACGCAGTGACAGGGATGATGATTAG
- the NAT1 gene encoding eukaryotic translation initiation factor 4 gamma 2 isoform X1, translating to MKFDRDEIARSLSTSNKCRWIPPSTVARREALTQENKDELTFRKVRGILNKLTPEKFRKLSDDLLNTDLNSSKILKGVILLIFEKALDEPKYSSMYAQLCKRLSEEAPNFEPPNSACTFRLLLLSKCKDEFENRSKIAEAFEKNDGVLSAEEDERLQLAKRKMLGNIKFIGELGKLEILHEAILHRCCQQLLEKKKHRLGSTKDTAEDLECLCQIMRTCGRILDSEKGKTLMNQYFDRMARLVENHELPLRIRFMLKDAIELRKNRWVPRKATNVEGPMPIQQIRNESNSDRGFISGSMHGDGRHHGGSDRGHMQEFFRSPLQTRGGMSEMLSHLPLGNGASNLQQDKFNSYNSNGYQSSGNFRNQRHSGYGGSNGGNQQNFYPNQGRQNFNNKQQQQNFPNQGGNKEIAPRFMQKIMQGQVTSNPEEVSLRPAANSMLFKKNANLPKPPMGMNSGRPIESLLPGGQAGLNQKIPPQMMQKESPILIKQASLDKNKALKKDKGPNKEEVLKKMDSMVEEYFSSGIVADAISFYKEQKIPERFVPGVLLAIQVKPLDKGDEERELVCSLMVALKKDALITSTQYMESFKELVNLMSGKVQEIPRIYSHVAGYAAHAIIADMITLSEVAELTEDGAHFPLFMLLLQQLHKSNGKATLGKLFSDSKVNLLHMLPEGDRTKEFLAQYLEGLDLGFLLPLLRIQSELWKQLQSDPNPNQFYKWIKENLDSTHYVNPGFINALVTVLIKFITQESTLAEGLDASNPPDKAVLEKEQALLGKFKLVLQSFLHEKFDLQVIAVYALQVFCHSLQFPKGMLLRWFHNLYDLEVIEEEAFMKWKEDISDDYPGKGNALFQVNQWLTWLAEADYEEEEDEEGDD from the exons atgaaatttgatagGGACGAAATTGCTCGTTCCCTGTCCACAAGCAACAAATGCCGATGGATACCTCCTTCTACTGTCGCCAGGCGAGAGGCACTCACCCAAGAAAATAAAGATGAGCTCACTTTTCGTAAG GTGCGCGGCATCTTGAACAAGCTAACCCCGgagaaattcagaaaattaagtgatgaCCTGTTGAACACTGATCTCAACTCTAGTAAGATTCTTAAAGGAGTTATTCTTCTG atatttgaaaaagcaCTAGATGAGCCGAAGTACAGTTCTATGTACGCTCAGCTATGTAAGCGGCTGTCAGAAGAAGCTCCTAACTTTGAACCTCCTAATAGCGCCTGCACCTTCCGTTTACTGCTGCTAAGCAAGTGCAAAGATGAGTTTGAAAACAG ATCAAAAATTGCTGAAGCCTTCGAAAAGAATGATGGCGTGCTATCCGCAGAAGAGGATGAACGACTGCAATTGGCCAAGCGCAAGATGCTTGGCAACATCaag TTTATTGGAGAGCTTGGGAAGTTGGAGATATTGCACGAAGCCATCTTACATCGTTGTTGCCAGCAGTTATTGGAGAAGAAAAAACATCGCTTGGGCTCAACTAAGGACACCGCGGAAGATTTGGAGTGCCTCTGTCAGATAATGAGAACCTGTGGACGCATATTGGACTCTGAAAAGGGCAAA ACCCTTATGAATCAATACTTTGATCGCATGGCTAGACTGGTTGAGAACCACGAGCTACCGCTGCGCATCAGATTCATGCTGAAGGATGCTATTGAGTTGCGCAAAAACCGCTGGGTGCCTCGTAAAGCTACCAACGTTGAAGGACCAATGCCCATCCAACAGATCAGGAACGAGAGCAACTCCGACCGAGGTTTCATTTCTGGCAGCATGCACGGCGATGGGCGTCACCACGGTGGTTCAGATCGAGGCCACATGCAGGAGTTCTTCAGGAGCCCACTCCAGACCAGGGGTGGGATGTCTGAGATGCTGAGCCACCTGCCTCTGGGCAATGGCGCTTCCAATCTTCAGCAGGATAAATTCAA TAGCTACAATTCAAATGGCTACCAATCTTCTGGTAATTTCCGCAATCAACGCCACTCTGGATATGGTGGCAGTAATGGAGGAAATCAACAAAACTTCTATCCAAATCAGGGCAGGCAGAACTTCAACAAcaagcagcaacagcaaaatTTCCCAAATC aGGGAGGAAACAAGGAAATTGCTCCCAGGTTTATGCAGAAGATTATGCAAGGACAAGTAACAAGCAACCCAGAGGAAGTATCTCTGCGTCCTGCTGCTAATTCGATGCTGTTCAAGAAGAACGCAAATCTACCCAAACCACCAATGGGAATGAATTCAG GTCGTCCCATCGAATCTCTCCTCCCAGGAGGTCAAGCAGGCCTGAACCAAAAGATCCCACCACAGATGATGCAGAAGGAGTCTCCTATTTTGATCAAGCAGGCATCGCTGGACAAGAACAAAGCCTTGAAAAAAGACAAGGGACCAAATAAGGAAGAGGTTTTGAAGAAGATGGACTCGATGGTGGAGGAGTACTTCAGCTCTGGCATTGTGGCGGATGCTATCAGTTTCTACAAAGAGCAGAAGATTCCGGAGAGATTTGTCCCAGGGGTTCTTCTGGCTATCCAAGTCAAACCTCTGGACAAGGGAGATGAGGAGAGGGAACTCGTCTGCAGCCTGATGGTTGCCCTGAAGAAGGATGCATTGATTACATCAACACAGTACATGGAGTCGTTCAAGGAGCTTGTTAATCTGATGTCTGGGAAAGTGCAAGAGATTCCAAGAATATATTCTCATGTTGCTG GATACGCAGCACATGCCATCATTGCTGACATGATCACCTTGAGTGAGGTCGCTGAGCTCACAGAGGATGGCGCACATTTCCCACTCTTCATGCTTCTGCTCCAGCAGCTGCACAAATCGAACGGGAAGGCCACTTTGGGCAAACTGTTTTCGGACAGCAAAGTGAATCTGCTGCACATGCTGCCCGAGGGTGACAGGACCAAGGAGTTTCTAGCACAGTATCTGGAAGGCCTGGACTTGGGTTTTCTGCTGCCGCTCTTGAGGATTCAATCGGAGCTTTGGAAACAGTTACAG TCTGACCCAAATCCGAACCAATTCTACAAGTGGATCAAGGAGAATTTGGATTCAACTCACTACGTAAATCCAGGCTTTATCAATGCCTTGGTTACTGTGCTGATCAAGTTCATAACACAG GAATCCACTCTAGCTGAAGGTCTTGATGCCAGCAACCCGCCTGACAAGGCAGTGTTGGAAAAAGAGCAGGCCCTACTTGGAAAGTTCAAGCTAGTGTTGCAGTCTTTCCTGCACGAGAAATTTGACCTGCAAGTTATTGCTGTCTACGCCCTGCAGGTGTTTTGCCACTCTCTTCAGTTCCCGAAAG GAATGCTTTTGCGCTGGTTCCACAATTTGTATGATCTAGAAGTTATTGAAGAGGAAGCATTCATGAAATGGAAGGAGGATATTTCTGACGACTATCCAGGCAAGGGAAATGCCTTGTTCcag GTGAATCAGTGGCTAACCTGGCTGGCTGAAGCTGATTACGAAGAGGAGGAAGATGAAGAAGGTGATGACTAA
- the NAT1 gene encoding eukaryotic translation initiation factor 4 gamma 2 isoform X2: MKFDRDEIARSLSTSNKCRWIPPSTVARREALTQENKDELTFRKVRGILNKLTPEKFRKLSDDLLNTDLNSSKILKGVILLIFEKALDEPKYSSMYAQLCKRLSEEAPNFEPPNSACTFRLLLLSKCKDEFENRSKIAEAFEKNDGVLSAEEDERLQLAKRKMLGNIKFIGELGKLEILHEAILHRCCQQLLEKKKHRLGSTKDTAEDLECLCQIMRTCGRILDSEKGKTLMNQYFDRMARLVENHELPLRIRFMLKDAIELRKNRWVPRKATNVEGPMPIQQIRNESNSDRGFISGSMHGDGRHHGGSDRGHMQEFFRSPLQTRGGMSEMLSHLPLGNGASNLQQDKFNYNSNGYQSSGNFRNQRHSGYGGSNGGNQQNFYPNQGRQNFNNKQQQQNFPNQGGNKEIAPRFMQKIMQGQVTSNPEEVSLRPAANSMLFKKNANLPKPPMGMNSGRPIESLLPGGQAGLNQKIPPQMMQKESPILIKQASLDKNKALKKDKGPNKEEVLKKMDSMVEEYFSSGIVADAISFYKEQKIPERFVPGVLLAIQVKPLDKGDEERELVCSLMVALKKDALITSTQYMESFKELVNLMSGKVQEIPRIYSHVAGYAAHAIIADMITLSEVAELTEDGAHFPLFMLLLQQLHKSNGKATLGKLFSDSKVNLLHMLPEGDRTKEFLAQYLEGLDLGFLLPLLRIQSELWKQLQSDPNPNQFYKWIKENLDSTHYVNPGFINALVTVLIKFITQESTLAEGLDASNPPDKAVLEKEQALLGKFKLVLQSFLHEKFDLQVIAVYALQVFCHSLQFPKGMLLRWFHNLYDLEVIEEEAFMKWKEDISDDYPGKGNALFQVNQWLTWLAEADYEEEEDEEGDD, from the exons atgaaatttgatagGGACGAAATTGCTCGTTCCCTGTCCACAAGCAACAAATGCCGATGGATACCTCCTTCTACTGTCGCCAGGCGAGAGGCACTCACCCAAGAAAATAAAGATGAGCTCACTTTTCGTAAG GTGCGCGGCATCTTGAACAAGCTAACCCCGgagaaattcagaaaattaagtgatgaCCTGTTGAACACTGATCTCAACTCTAGTAAGATTCTTAAAGGAGTTATTCTTCTG atatttgaaaaagcaCTAGATGAGCCGAAGTACAGTTCTATGTACGCTCAGCTATGTAAGCGGCTGTCAGAAGAAGCTCCTAACTTTGAACCTCCTAATAGCGCCTGCACCTTCCGTTTACTGCTGCTAAGCAAGTGCAAAGATGAGTTTGAAAACAG ATCAAAAATTGCTGAAGCCTTCGAAAAGAATGATGGCGTGCTATCCGCAGAAGAGGATGAACGACTGCAATTGGCCAAGCGCAAGATGCTTGGCAACATCaag TTTATTGGAGAGCTTGGGAAGTTGGAGATATTGCACGAAGCCATCTTACATCGTTGTTGCCAGCAGTTATTGGAGAAGAAAAAACATCGCTTGGGCTCAACTAAGGACACCGCGGAAGATTTGGAGTGCCTCTGTCAGATAATGAGAACCTGTGGACGCATATTGGACTCTGAAAAGGGCAAA ACCCTTATGAATCAATACTTTGATCGCATGGCTAGACTGGTTGAGAACCACGAGCTACCGCTGCGCATCAGATTCATGCTGAAGGATGCTATTGAGTTGCGCAAAAACCGCTGGGTGCCTCGTAAAGCTACCAACGTTGAAGGACCAATGCCCATCCAACAGATCAGGAACGAGAGCAACTCCGACCGAGGTTTCATTTCTGGCAGCATGCACGGCGATGGGCGTCACCACGGTGGTTCAGATCGAGGCCACATGCAGGAGTTCTTCAGGAGCCCACTCCAGACCAGGGGTGGGATGTCTGAGATGCTGAGCCACCTGCCTCTGGGCAATGGCGCTTCCAATCTTCAGCAGGATAAATTCAA CTACAATTCAAATGGCTACCAATCTTCTGGTAATTTCCGCAATCAACGCCACTCTGGATATGGTGGCAGTAATGGAGGAAATCAACAAAACTTCTATCCAAATCAGGGCAGGCAGAACTTCAACAAcaagcagcaacagcaaaatTTCCCAAATC aGGGAGGAAACAAGGAAATTGCTCCCAGGTTTATGCAGAAGATTATGCAAGGACAAGTAACAAGCAACCCAGAGGAAGTATCTCTGCGTCCTGCTGCTAATTCGATGCTGTTCAAGAAGAACGCAAATCTACCCAAACCACCAATGGGAATGAATTCAG GTCGTCCCATCGAATCTCTCCTCCCAGGAGGTCAAGCAGGCCTGAACCAAAAGATCCCACCACAGATGATGCAGAAGGAGTCTCCTATTTTGATCAAGCAGGCATCGCTGGACAAGAACAAAGCCTTGAAAAAAGACAAGGGACCAAATAAGGAAGAGGTTTTGAAGAAGATGGACTCGATGGTGGAGGAGTACTTCAGCTCTGGCATTGTGGCGGATGCTATCAGTTTCTACAAAGAGCAGAAGATTCCGGAGAGATTTGTCCCAGGGGTTCTTCTGGCTATCCAAGTCAAACCTCTGGACAAGGGAGATGAGGAGAGGGAACTCGTCTGCAGCCTGATGGTTGCCCTGAAGAAGGATGCATTGATTACATCAACACAGTACATGGAGTCGTTCAAGGAGCTTGTTAATCTGATGTCTGGGAAAGTGCAAGAGATTCCAAGAATATATTCTCATGTTGCTG GATACGCAGCACATGCCATCATTGCTGACATGATCACCTTGAGTGAGGTCGCTGAGCTCACAGAGGATGGCGCACATTTCCCACTCTTCATGCTTCTGCTCCAGCAGCTGCACAAATCGAACGGGAAGGCCACTTTGGGCAAACTGTTTTCGGACAGCAAAGTGAATCTGCTGCACATGCTGCCCGAGGGTGACAGGACCAAGGAGTTTCTAGCACAGTATCTGGAAGGCCTGGACTTGGGTTTTCTGCTGCCGCTCTTGAGGATTCAATCGGAGCTTTGGAAACAGTTACAG TCTGACCCAAATCCGAACCAATTCTACAAGTGGATCAAGGAGAATTTGGATTCAACTCACTACGTAAATCCAGGCTTTATCAATGCCTTGGTTACTGTGCTGATCAAGTTCATAACACAG GAATCCACTCTAGCTGAAGGTCTTGATGCCAGCAACCCGCCTGACAAGGCAGTGTTGGAAAAAGAGCAGGCCCTACTTGGAAAGTTCAAGCTAGTGTTGCAGTCTTTCCTGCACGAGAAATTTGACCTGCAAGTTATTGCTGTCTACGCCCTGCAGGTGTTTTGCCACTCTCTTCAGTTCCCGAAAG GAATGCTTTTGCGCTGGTTCCACAATTTGTATGATCTAGAAGTTATTGAAGAGGAAGCATTCATGAAATGGAAGGAGGATATTTCTGACGACTATCCAGGCAAGGGAAATGCCTTGTTCcag GTGAATCAGTGGCTAACCTGGCTGGCTGAAGCTGATTACGAAGAGGAGGAAGATGAAGAAGGTGATGACTAA
- the NAT1 gene encoding eukaryotic translation initiation factor 4 gamma 2 isoform X3 has protein sequence MYAQLCKRLSEEAPNFEPPNSACTFRLLLLSKCKDEFENRSKIAEAFEKNDGVLSAEEDERLQLAKRKMLGNIKFIGELGKLEILHEAILHRCCQQLLEKKKHRLGSTKDTAEDLECLCQIMRTCGRILDSEKGKTLMNQYFDRMARLVENHELPLRIRFMLKDAIELRKNRWVPRKATNVEGPMPIQQIRNESNSDRGFISGSMHGDGRHHGGSDRGHMQEFFRSPLQTRGGMSEMLSHLPLGNGASNLQQDKFNSYNSNGYQSSGNFRNQRHSGYGGSNGGNQQNFYPNQGRQNFNNKQQQQNFPNQGGNKEIAPRFMQKIMQGQVTSNPEEVSLRPAANSMLFKKNANLPKPPMGMNSGRPIESLLPGGQAGLNQKIPPQMMQKESPILIKQASLDKNKALKKDKGPNKEEVLKKMDSMVEEYFSSGIVADAISFYKEQKIPERFVPGVLLAIQVKPLDKGDEERELVCSLMVALKKDALITSTQYMESFKELVNLMSGKVQEIPRIYSHVAGYAAHAIIADMITLSEVAELTEDGAHFPLFMLLLQQLHKSNGKATLGKLFSDSKVNLLHMLPEGDRTKEFLAQYLEGLDLGFLLPLLRIQSELWKQLQSDPNPNQFYKWIKENLDSTHYVNPGFINALVTVLIKFITQESTLAEGLDASNPPDKAVLEKEQALLGKFKLVLQSFLHEKFDLQVIAVYALQVFCHSLQFPKGMLLRWFHNLYDLEVIEEEAFMKWKEDISDDYPGKGNALFQVNQWLTWLAEADYEEEEDEEGDD, from the exons ATGTACGCTCAGCTATGTAAGCGGCTGTCAGAAGAAGCTCCTAACTTTGAACCTCCTAATAGCGCCTGCACCTTCCGTTTACTGCTGCTAAGCAAGTGCAAAGATGAGTTTGAAAACAG ATCAAAAATTGCTGAAGCCTTCGAAAAGAATGATGGCGTGCTATCCGCAGAAGAGGATGAACGACTGCAATTGGCCAAGCGCAAGATGCTTGGCAACATCaag TTTATTGGAGAGCTTGGGAAGTTGGAGATATTGCACGAAGCCATCTTACATCGTTGTTGCCAGCAGTTATTGGAGAAGAAAAAACATCGCTTGGGCTCAACTAAGGACACCGCGGAAGATTTGGAGTGCCTCTGTCAGATAATGAGAACCTGTGGACGCATATTGGACTCTGAAAAGGGCAAA ACCCTTATGAATCAATACTTTGATCGCATGGCTAGACTGGTTGAGAACCACGAGCTACCGCTGCGCATCAGATTCATGCTGAAGGATGCTATTGAGTTGCGCAAAAACCGCTGGGTGCCTCGTAAAGCTACCAACGTTGAAGGACCAATGCCCATCCAACAGATCAGGAACGAGAGCAACTCCGACCGAGGTTTCATTTCTGGCAGCATGCACGGCGATGGGCGTCACCACGGTGGTTCAGATCGAGGCCACATGCAGGAGTTCTTCAGGAGCCCACTCCAGACCAGGGGTGGGATGTCTGAGATGCTGAGCCACCTGCCTCTGGGCAATGGCGCTTCCAATCTTCAGCAGGATAAATTCAA TAGCTACAATTCAAATGGCTACCAATCTTCTGGTAATTTCCGCAATCAACGCCACTCTGGATATGGTGGCAGTAATGGAGGAAATCAACAAAACTTCTATCCAAATCAGGGCAGGCAGAACTTCAACAAcaagcagcaacagcaaaatTTCCCAAATC aGGGAGGAAACAAGGAAATTGCTCCCAGGTTTATGCAGAAGATTATGCAAGGACAAGTAACAAGCAACCCAGAGGAAGTATCTCTGCGTCCTGCTGCTAATTCGATGCTGTTCAAGAAGAACGCAAATCTACCCAAACCACCAATGGGAATGAATTCAG GTCGTCCCATCGAATCTCTCCTCCCAGGAGGTCAAGCAGGCCTGAACCAAAAGATCCCACCACAGATGATGCAGAAGGAGTCTCCTATTTTGATCAAGCAGGCATCGCTGGACAAGAACAAAGCCTTGAAAAAAGACAAGGGACCAAATAAGGAAGAGGTTTTGAAGAAGATGGACTCGATGGTGGAGGAGTACTTCAGCTCTGGCATTGTGGCGGATGCTATCAGTTTCTACAAAGAGCAGAAGATTCCGGAGAGATTTGTCCCAGGGGTTCTTCTGGCTATCCAAGTCAAACCTCTGGACAAGGGAGATGAGGAGAGGGAACTCGTCTGCAGCCTGATGGTTGCCCTGAAGAAGGATGCATTGATTACATCAACACAGTACATGGAGTCGTTCAAGGAGCTTGTTAATCTGATGTCTGGGAAAGTGCAAGAGATTCCAAGAATATATTCTCATGTTGCTG GATACGCAGCACATGCCATCATTGCTGACATGATCACCTTGAGTGAGGTCGCTGAGCTCACAGAGGATGGCGCACATTTCCCACTCTTCATGCTTCTGCTCCAGCAGCTGCACAAATCGAACGGGAAGGCCACTTTGGGCAAACTGTTTTCGGACAGCAAAGTGAATCTGCTGCACATGCTGCCCGAGGGTGACAGGACCAAGGAGTTTCTAGCACAGTATCTGGAAGGCCTGGACTTGGGTTTTCTGCTGCCGCTCTTGAGGATTCAATCGGAGCTTTGGAAACAGTTACAG TCTGACCCAAATCCGAACCAATTCTACAAGTGGATCAAGGAGAATTTGGATTCAACTCACTACGTAAATCCAGGCTTTATCAATGCCTTGGTTACTGTGCTGATCAAGTTCATAACACAG GAATCCACTCTAGCTGAAGGTCTTGATGCCAGCAACCCGCCTGACAAGGCAGTGTTGGAAAAAGAGCAGGCCCTACTTGGAAAGTTCAAGCTAGTGTTGCAGTCTTTCCTGCACGAGAAATTTGACCTGCAAGTTATTGCTGTCTACGCCCTGCAGGTGTTTTGCCACTCTCTTCAGTTCCCGAAAG GAATGCTTTTGCGCTGGTTCCACAATTTGTATGATCTAGAAGTTATTGAAGAGGAAGCATTCATGAAATGGAAGGAGGATATTTCTGACGACTATCCAGGCAAGGGAAATGCCTTGTTCcag GTGAATCAGTGGCTAACCTGGCTGGCTGAAGCTGATTACGAAGAGGAGGAAGATGAAGAAGGTGATGACTAA